The segment GGCAGCTTTAAAAAAGCAATTTCAACGATAAGGGAATTAAGGAAAATAAAAAACAAGAATTTCAATCTTGGCGTTGAGACAACAATTTCAAAGCTCAATCTTGGCAAATTAATGGAATCCTATCTTTATCTTAAAAAGCTTGTTCCTTATGTGGGCCACACAATTGCCCTTCCCTCAGCAGGCTATTTCGGGAATTTAAATTCAAATGTTTTCGTAACTAAAGATGATTACCCAAAAATTATAAAATTTCTGAAAGCAATAATAAAATACGGGCCAGAGCATGCCTTCTATTACAATCTGCTGATTGATATAATGAACGGCAAGAGCAGAAAAATGCTCTGCCTTGCCGGTTTTAAAAGCGTTTTTATGGATCAAAACGGGAACTTGTATCCCTGCGCAATATTATCGGGAAATAAAAAATATTTCATAGGAACTGCCCTTGATAAAGATATTTTAAAGAAATGGTTTGAAAACAATGAATTGAGAAAAGGCCTTAAAAAAGAGATGATCTGCAGAAGATGCTCGTTTTCATGCGATCTGATAAACAACATTAAAGAGGAGTTTCTGCAGTTTTCCATGTTTTTGCTGAAAAACCCAAAAGTGGCATTTGGCTTGGCAGGAAAACTGAATAAGTTCAAGGGAAGTTATTTTTAAGTTTATAAAATCATAGGCAGAATGCACACAAATTTATTTGTAGGATGGATGTTGTCTTTCTTCTAGTGTTTCTGGAAGGGAAAGAAGTAGTGATTGCTAATCACTTAAAGCATTTTTTCCCTATCAATTTAGAGTCTTTATCAAAAATGAATTGAACACCTGTAATTTGTTCTTCAACTATATCTCCAGCATCATTGGTTATAAGTTTTTGTATCATTAATTGGTCACAATATAGATTATTAACATTTTCGCCTGCTTTTTTACCTAAATGACAAGAAACACTGTTCTGAAAAAAAGGATTCCCTTGTTTCTCAACAGGCGCTATCGTATACCCTTCTCCTGCCGTAATACCTTTAGTATCTAAAGTAATCATATCATTGCTTTTTACCGGAAAGAATTTTTCAGGTGTATTTACTGTTGGGCACGTTACAGGAGTTGCTTTTTCACAACCAACTAAAACTAAAATGGATATGATGAATAAAGGAAAAATTATCTTTCTCATTTTTTATCGCCTTTTCTTATCACTGCCATAAGACCAGCGATTATTAACAGTATAAATGAGAGTGCATATGCAAAACTTACAGAAATCACTCCACCAATTGCGCTAATAATCATCATCCAACCACCCAATTTAGTTTTGCTTTTTACTAATGCCGCACCAACAATTCCTATTATCGAAAAGAGTATAGCTAGCCAGCCAAGTCCAATAACAGTTGAAGCTCCTTTTCCACCTAACGCATAGCCAATTCCACCGAACATTAATGCAATTAAAGCTCCAAAGAAACCAAATATTCCTCCAATAAGACCAAGTACAAATTCAACTGTTCGTTTTCCCATTTTTTACCCCTCCAAAACATAACATCCTTTTTATAACTACGTCCATATATAAAGTTTTCTATTTTGTTTGATATTTGCTAATAGATTGTTGAATTTGTTTTTTATAGGATATTTGTTTATAAATCGCTATGACTTTGTTTAATTTAGTTTCTTTTGTGAAAAGAGGAAAGAACAGAAAAAAGATTTTTTATGTATTAGATAAACCTATGATGCCCTCAGAATTAATGATGAAGATTTATAACAAAAACAGCAACACCTATTTTAACCTTGTATCGAGAGCTTTATCTGAGTTAAAAGATAAAAATCTCGTTGAAGTTGTAAATCCTACAGATAAAATGGGGAGGATATATCAAAAAACTAAATTAGGCAACAATGTGGCAAAGAAGCTTAAAGAACTCGAATAAGAAACTATCCCCTATTTTTGGAATATGTTGTTTAAAAATAAAAAAAAGAAATAAAAAATTAATCCACAACGTCCTTTAACCCGCCTTCTTCAACAAAGAAGTTGCATTCTGCTTCTGGCAGATTCGGGCTGTCAACAAGCTTTGCCACTCTGCTTCCTTTCTTGCCTTTTCTGAGGTAAACTCTGAAAGTCGAGGCATGGGCAACAATATGCCCGCCGATTGCCTGTGTTGGATCGCCGAAGAACATATCCGGCTTTGCCATCACCTGGTTTGTTACATAGACGCAGATATTGTTTGTATCTGCAATCCTCATCAGGGTATGCATGTGCTTGTTCAGCTTCTGCTGCCTGTCCGCCAGTGTTCCCCTTCCTACGAATTCTGCCCTGAAATGGGCTGTAAGGGAATCAATAACAACAAGCTTTACTTTCAGGCCCTGCTTTTTTATCAGATCTTCAGTTTTTTCAGCAAGAAGCATCTGGTGATCGGAGTTGCAAGCCCGCGCAACTTTTATGTTGTTAAGCACCTGCTCTGGCTCCAATCCCGCGCCTCTTGCAAGCTGAATTATACGTTCAGGCCTGAATGTATTTTCAGTGTCAATAGTTTTTTTACACCCTGCCTTTTCTGCAGCAATTCAGCCCCGGTCTCAAATCCCATGTCCAAAGATGAGCGGGCTGCCTGTATCATCTTCCTTGCTGTTGCTTCT is part of the Candidatus Woesearchaeota archaeon genome and harbors:
- a CDS encoding radical SAM protein, translated to GSFKKAISTIRELRKIKNKNFNLGVETTISKLNLGKLMESYLYLKKLVPYVGHTIALPSAGYFGNLNSNVFVTKDDYPKIIKFLKAIIKYGPEHAFYYNLLIDIMNGKSRKMLCLAGFKSVFMDQNGNLYPCAILSGNKKYFIGTALDKDILKKWFENNELRKGLKKEMICRRCSFSCDLINNIKEEFLQFSMFLLKNPKVAFGLAGKLNKFKGSYF
- a CDS encoding DUF4064 domain-containing protein, which translates into the protein MGKRTVEFVLGLIGGIFGFFGALIALMFGGIGYALGGKGASTVIGLGWLAILFSIIGIVGAALVKSKTKLGGWMMIISAIGGVISVSFAYALSFILLIIAGLMAVIRKGDKK
- a CDS encoding ArsR family transcriptional regulator, whose amino-acid sequence is MKRGKNRKKIFYVLDKPMMPSELMMKIYNKNSNTYFNLVSRALSELKDKNLVEVVNPTDKMGRIYQKTKLGNNVAKKLKELE